A genomic segment from Ciona intestinalis chromosome 10, KH, whole genome shotgun sequence encodes:
- the LOC100183327 gene encoding transmembrane protein 120B-A: MEVAQRIGQTISFETCQEEWNALAGDYEKCLEKNKEYRKTAESYHSQRNACKSQIDRQMKKLKILKESLKKTSSSNEKKELLDKIEERKRSLDEMGKFLPRKNGFYLRLIVGQVNMILDSTADKFRYKDEYEKFKLYCSITTLGFAVALVFFLNHRVFDAMFSFVLLWYYCTLTVRESILIVNGSRIKGWWVMHHYVSVALSGTNVIWGDNEAYREFRPVLMTFSIYQSLVQVMQYYYQSGCLYRLRALGERHDMDLTVEGFQSWMWRGLTFLLPFLFFGHLWQLYNAYKLMTIGIKYNFNEWQVPALALLFFTLFCGNFFTTINVVIQKQKKRIKTKEQ, encoded by the exons ATGGAAGTAGCTCAACGCATAGGACAAACTATATCGTTTGAAACTTGCCAAGAAGAATGGAATGCCTTGGCCGGGGACTatgaaaaatgtttg gagAAAAATAAAGAGTATAGAAAAACTGCAGAAAGTTACCATTCTCAACGAAATGCATGTAAATCGCAGATAGATCGACAAatgaaaaaactaaaaatcttaaaagaatctttaaaaaa AACTTCTTCTAGCAACGAAAAGAAAGAGCTGCTTGATAAAATTGAAGAAAGAAAACGCTCGCTGGATGAAATGGGAAAATTTCTACCTCGTAAAAATGG gttcTACCTCCGATTAATCGTTGGTCAAGTGAATATGATATTGGACAGTACAGCTGATAA atttcgTTACAAGGATGAATATGAGAAATTCAAACTTTACTGCAGTATTACAACTCTCGGATTTGCAGTTGCTCTTGTATTCTTCCTAAACCACCGTGTATTTGATGCGATGTTCTCATTTGTTTTGCTGTGGTATTACTGCACTCTTACTGTCAGAGAGAGTATTCTGATAGTAAATGGTTCCAG AATAAAAGGCTGGTGGGTCATGCATCATTATGTATCTGTTGCTCTCAGTGGTACAAATGTTATTTG ggGTGACAATGAGGCATACAGAGAATTCCGGCCAGTTTTAATGACTTTCTCTATTTATCAAAGCTTGGTacag GTGATGCAGTATTATTACCAGAGTGGTTGCCTATACAGACTGAGAGCTTTGGGTGAAAGACATGATATGGACTTGACTGTTG AGGGTTTTCAGTCTTGGATGTGGAGAGGTCTTACATTTCTTCTTCCATTCTTGTTCTTTGGGCAT cTGTGGCAGTTGTACAATGCATACAAGTTGATGACTATAGGaattaaatacaacttcaATGAATGGCAAGTCCCTGCTCTGGCCCTTCTTTTCTTTACTCTCTTTTGTGGCAACTTCTTCACTACAATTAACGTGGtgatacaaaaacaaaagaagagaattaaaacaaaagagcAATAA
- the LOC100185696 gene encoding protein NipSnap homolog 1, whose protein sequence is MNILLITTSVRQALGAKEHLVLNNSKRCLSVTSTSNKNFFMPKVAPRTDSQSSLLTKKDANHLYKLQFHKVKPEALTAYKQLCAENLPKLSSNKDYPVECVGSWSCWYGDQDQVVHLWRYTDGFPSIGQANSKLGKEDWYQNMRTERSKMLHSRSNQLLYEFSFWNEVLPREGPNIYELRTYHLKPGTMIEWANNWARGIRARQENSEAVGGFFSEIGDLNVVHHLWAYEDLHHRKNTRQAAWQKSGWDNTVYYTVPLIREMKSMIMIPLSYSPLK, encoded by the exons ATGAATATATTACTCATTACAACGTCTGTGCGGCAAGCATTAGGCGCAAAAGaacatcttgttttaaacaattctaaaAG ATGCCTTTCTGTAACCTCTACCagcaacaaaaactttttcatgCCCAAAGTCGCACCAAGAACGGATTCCCAATCAAGTCTTTTAACGAAAAAAGATGCAAATCATTTATACAAGTTGCAAT TTCATAAAGTGAAACCAGAAGCACTGACAGCATACAAACAACTATG TGCTGAAAACTTGCCGAAACTTTCTTCAAACAAAGATTACCCTGTTGAGTGTGTGGGAAGCTGGTCATGTTGGTATGGTGACCAGGATCAAGTTG TTCACTTATGGAGATATACTGATGGTTTCCCTTCCATCGGACAAGCCAACTCTAAGTTAGGAAAGGAGGATTGGTATCAGAACATGAGGACAGAGAGAAGCAAGATGCTTCATTCAAGAAGTAATCAACTACTTTATGAATTCTCATTTTGGAATGAAGTTTTACCAAGAGAAGGACCCAATATATATGAATTACGTACTTATCATTTAAAG ccTGGCACCATGATTGAGTGGGCAAACAACTG GGCACGTGGTATCAGAGCAAGACAAGAGAATAGTGAAGCTGTGGGCGGTTTCTTCTCAGAGATTGGTGATCTTAATGTAGTGCACCATTTATGGG CGTATGAGGACCTTCATCATAGGAAAAACACAAGGCAAGCTGCATGGCAAAAGTCTGGCTGGGATAACACAGTGTACTACACAG TTCCATTAATTCGTGAAATGAAGAGCATGATCATGATCCCACTCTCTTATTCTCCTCTTAAATGA
- the LOC108949831 gene encoding adhesion G-protein coupled receptor G7-like: protein MLKMKGARYKLLITIIFPLLCYSANGQQKLFFSDDPGAACLCCTGAGTCLCDQQSTVPQGITCINYTECMQQDSNIRCSANALCSVHNHTITCGCYDAENTSSGCRSNTNIAARPNDTPSQFNPREAIPPEPTVVYFGSTLLTCVRCPRSSHCLCRYKEENTNTISYQDCMHQNNQHRCSANAFCGKHGTTVTCGCYEQANSKDDLKCSNDSNTDGRRRLTIESDDVPVEATGHTTLEVSTVGNTTYTTHMMTTTEQAVTTESILTGICNSQLIDDVWYPPAEPGTVALGQSNHTDCPGRGRSLVPCVDKCPFNAGTENCSSTPTFDLENLVKINCNATVDSIMNNVRNSPMTSSNVMATSAAMHILTSVGANVSRSAVLDIVGYMGRVGEAMKNGSLEIDLFPTLVYLGMTSSYITPDLTHMNNTLRQSIGKSLAQIATNGKLDEKSKRFQLKTPAFTIEAVDVHYNITNGSVHFSPQISGNNSLMTSVNVTIPHSAIQNALSNFNSTTGVTERKEGRVAVILYKNDNYFPSNKSVNYVVSVDIGAGNHVKDLPEPIRIDFPRIEEEIESLNTIKQKLIRNKLTCVYWNYTQERWLTDGCCYNHTSNPPQCLCTHLTNFALLVKPEKFPNDHVLSSVSLVGCLLSVVGLLLTVIVIACSRELKKFRSGSILQHICANLSIAYVIFMAGISQTRNPQACTAVTMLLHYFFLTSWFWMSVYSSEMYDSLVRVFSKYESRAMLRNCLFSYITPAVVVALTAGLAFNTASLEESTICGEGPTARPNYHARNACWLKGLPLMLGFLLPVGIMLLYNTLVFILVLRELTAQNSRVQSKALKRTIRQNLIMAVTMVFIMGLTWLTGYLMLISENETYLLVTGWLFALFNAFQGVGVFAMTTLRREDMRQIWWNPIRRLTIRNSVTLTPNQSTRASSRRSISRTFSTAILSIRLDRKFSSKKV from the exons ATGCTAAAAATGAAAGGTGCCCGGTACAAGTTACTGATTACAATCATATTCCCCTTGCTGTGTTATTCCGCAAACGGCCAACAAAAATTAT TCTTTTCTGACGACCCCGGAGCCGCTTGTTTGTGTTGTACTGGAGCAGGTACATGTTTATGTGATCAGCAGTCCACTGTACCGCAAGGAATCACATGCATAA ACTATACCGAGTGCATGCAGCAGGATTCGAACATAAGATGCTCGGCTAATGCATTATGCTCTGTCCATAATCATACGATAACATGCGGGTGTTACGATGCAGAAAATACAA GTTCTGGATGTAGAAGCAACACCAACATAGCAGCAAGACCAAACG ATACACCAAGCCAATTCAACCCCAGAGAAGCCATACCACCCGAACCAACAG TTGTGTATTTTGGTTCAACACTTCTAACGTGTGTGAGGTGTCCACGTTCAAGTCATTGTCTATGTCGTTATAAAGAGGAAAACACCAACACTATAT CATACCAAGATTGTATGCACCAGAACAACCAACACAGATGTTCAGCAAACGCTTTTTGCGGCAAGCATGGGACAACGGTAACTTGCGGATGTTACGAGCAAGCTAACAGCAAAGacg ATTTAAAATGCTCCAATGATTCTAACACTGATGGTCGTCGTAGACTTACAATTGAATCGGACG ACGTTCCTGTTGAGGCAACAGGACACACAACTTTGGAAGTTTCAACTGTTGGAAATACAACTTATACAACACATATGATGACAACTACAGAACAAGCTGTTACCACCGAAAGTATATTAACAG GGATATGTAACAGCCAGCTAATAGATGACGTATGGTATCCACCAGCCGAACCAGGAACAGTGGCATTAGGACAATCTAATCATACAGATTGCCCGG GCAGGGGGCGGAGTTTAGTGCCTTGCGTAGATAAATGCCCTTTTAACGCTGGCACCGAAAACTGTTCGTCGACCCCGACATTCGACCTTGAAAATCTGGTCAAAATTAACTGCAACGCAACGGTGGACTCAATAATGAATAAC GTCCGGAACTcgcctatgacgtcatccaaCGTCATGGCAACAAGCGCGGCGATGCATATTCTCACATCTGTTGGAGCGAACGTTTCAAGATCTGCTGTGTTGGATATAGTGGGTTACATGggaagggtgggggaagcgATGAAGAATGGCTCGCTTGAG ATCGATTTGTTTCCTACTCTTGTGTATCtcggtatgacgtcatcatacatTACACCCGATCTAACACATATGAACAACACGTTGAGACAAAGTATTGGAAAGTCACTGGCGCAGATTGCAACTAATGGAAAGTTGGACGAAAAATCGAAACGATTCCAACTCAAAACACCAGCATTTACAATAGAG GCCGTCGATGTTCACTACAATATCACCAACGGTTCTGTCCATTTTTCGCCACAAATCTCGGGGAATAACAGCCTTATGACGTCAGTCAACGTCACAATACCGCACAGTGCAATTCAGAATGCCTTGAGCAATTTCAACTCAACAACTGGAGTTACGGAACGTAAAGAAGGAAGGGTGGCGGTCATACTTTACAAAAACGACAATTATTTTCCGTCGAACAAATCTGTTAATTAT GTTGTCTCTGTAGATATTGGAGCAGGTAATCACGTGAAAGACCTCCCAGAACCGATTCGTATCGACTTTCCTCGCATCGAGGAAGAAATAGAAAGCTTgaacacaataaaacaaaag CTGATTCGAAACAAACTGACATGCGTATATTGGAACTACACTCAAGAAAGATGGTTAACTGACGGTTGCTGTTATAACCATACGTCCAATCCACCACAATGTTTATGCACGCATTTGACCAATTTCGCTCTCTTGGTT AAACCAGAAAAATTCCCAAACGACCATGTTCTCTCAAGTGTTAGTTTGGTCGGTTGTTTGCTCTCTGTGGTCGGACTTTTGCTAACCGTGATAGTTATTGCATGTAGCAG AGAACTGAAGAAATTTCGATCCGGGTCGATTCTCCAACATATTTGCGCTAATCTTAGTATTGCATACGTCATCTTTATGGCTGGAATTTCCCAAACTAGGAACCCACAAGCGTGCACAGCAGTCACGATgcttttacattatttctttctaaCATCTTGGTTTTGGATGTCAGTGTACAGCTCAGAGATGTATGATTCCTTAGTGCGG GTATTTTCTAAGTACGAGAGCCGGGCAATGCTGCGAAACTGTCTGTTCAGTTACATCACCCCAGCGGTTGTGGTTGCACTTACTGCTGGGCTTGCTTTCAACACAGCTTCGCTAGAAGAATCGACTATATGCGGCGAAG GTCCAACTGCTCGACCGAATTACCATGCTCGCAATGCATGTTGGTTAAAAGGGTTGCCTTTGATGCTTGGGTTCCTACTTCCTGTCGGGATAATGCTGTTGTACAATACACTTGTTTTTATACTCGTTCTGCGCGAACTTACAGCTCAAAACTCAAGG GTTCAAAGCAAAGCATTAAAACGGACAATCAGGCAGAATCTGATCATGGCAGTAACGATGGTTTTCATCATGGGCCTGACCTGGTTAACTGGGTACTTGATGCTGATATCAGAAAACGAAACATATCTACTTGTAACAGGCTGGTTATTTGCACTGTTTAATGCTTTTCAG GGTGTCGGAGTCTTCGCAATGACTACACTAAGACGAGAAGACATGCGACAAATCTGGTGGAATCCAATACGACGACTTACAATCCGTAACTCAGTGACGCTTACGCCAAACCAAAGCACTCGTGCAAGCAGCAGAAGATCAATAAGTCGGACCTTTAGCACTGCCATACTTTCTATTAGACTGGATCGAAAATTTTCatcaaaaaaggtttaa